Proteins encoded within one genomic window of Flavobacterium oreochromis:
- a CDS encoding ankyrin repeat domain-containing protein: MNRVYLIGIMMFNIISFAQQKNTLLEVSFWKKAPDLTSVQNEIAKGNNPSELNPSAFDPVTLAINNSVSNQIIYYLLEQKGNEVNKLTHDERTYLHWAAAKGNIELVDYLIKKGANIHQQDSHEATPLVYALGIGTVKTELFEVFFKAGLDPKKVYKDKVTLLMLAVPHDKDLSITQFLETKGLSVKDQDALGKTVFDYAARTGNLINLKKLIEKGSKFTPNALLIAAEATRRTANSLEVFQYLIEDLKLQPTITTSNGETILHLIAKKKINYLLFNIF; the protein is encoded by the coding sequence ATGAATAGAGTCTATTTAATAGGGATAATGATGTTTAATATAATATCATTTGCTCAACAAAAAAACACATTATTAGAAGTAAGTTTTTGGAAGAAAGCCCCAGATCTAACATCCGTTCAAAATGAAATAGCAAAAGGGAATAACCCTTCAGAGTTAAATCCTTCCGCTTTTGATCCTGTGACACTTGCTATAAATAATAGTGTTTCAAATCAAATAATTTATTATTTACTAGAACAAAAAGGAAATGAGGTTAATAAATTGACTCATGATGAAAGAACTTATTTACATTGGGCAGCAGCTAAAGGAAATATAGAATTAGTAGACTACCTTATAAAGAAAGGAGCTAATATCCATCAACAAGACTCTCATGAAGCTACTCCTTTAGTTTACGCATTAGGTATAGGTACTGTTAAAACTGAATTATTCGAAGTTTTTTTTAAAGCAGGTTTAGATCCTAAAAAAGTATATAAAGATAAAGTAACCTTATTAATGTTAGCAGTTCCTCATGATAAAGATTTATCAATTACACAATTTTTAGAAACTAAAGGGCTAAGTGTAAAAGATCAAGATGCTTTGGGCAAAACAGTTTTTGATTATGCTGCTAGAACCGGTAATCTTATCAATTTAAAGAAGCTTATTGAAAAAGGAAGTAAATTTACCCCTAATGCTTTATTAATAGCAGCTGAAGCGACTAGACGTACAGCTAATTCGTTAGAAGTTTTTCAATATCTTATAGAAGACCTTAAGTTACAACCTACAATTACGACTTCAAATGGAGAAACTATTTTACATTTAATAGCTAAAAAGAAAATCAATTACCTGTTATTCAATATATTTTAA
- a CDS encoding DUF2271 domain-containing protein: MSNYTKYLTLIIFSLFFNNTTAQSSKYKCMLQMTNYVGEGAYVVVSLINPKGQYEKTLYVMGDDKKWYKEIKEWYKFYNKRTKVDAKTGASIAGGDRSVTILEIEDAKLNSGYKIRFESAVENQKYHVTDLEFPLTTEALLNKVEGKGYIRFVKLNKI, from the coding sequence ATGAGCAATTACACAAAATATCTTACACTAATTATCTTTTCATTATTTTTTAATAATACAACAGCACAAAGCTCTAAATACAAATGTATGTTACAAATGACAAACTATGTCGGAGAAGGAGCTTATGTAGTAGTTTCGTTAATAAACCCAAAAGGACAGTATGAAAAGACCTTGTATGTTATGGGAGATGATAAAAAATGGTATAAAGAGATAAAAGAATGGTATAAATTTTATAATAAAAGAACTAAAGTAGACGCTAAAACAGGAGCCTCTATAGCAGGAGGAGATAGAAGTGTAACTATCTTAGAAATAGAGGATGCCAAGCTAAACTCTGGCTATAAAATTCGTTTTGAATCAGCAGTAGAAAATCAAAAATACCATGTTACAGACCTAGAATTTCCATTAACTACAGAAGCCTTATTAAACAAAGTAGAAGGAAAAGGATATATTCGTTTTGTTAAGTTAAATAAAATTTAG
- a CDS encoding TonB-dependent siderophore receptor, with product MKIYWLACLLFLSGQSFGQDKFQGETEETIENDTVRKKRYSLKEIEIRQHKQKKLVSTVRTGLKSFDNPQSLQSIGAEVISQQQSVRLSDVVKNANGVYVGSARGGAQETFWSRGYDMGTNNIFKNGFRQNGGSMPEVISLEKVEFLKGNSALLYGNVAPGGILNLVTKTPLFERGGEVSFQTGSYDFYKPIFDFYGPLSKSIAYRVIGSFEKSKSFRDVVSRERYYINPSFLFKATEKTDVLLQMDYLHDNWTPDFGTGAFGKTILDVPINRYLGANWSNGQTRQGSLSALLKHQINDSWKFIANMSFQNYLRQFEGTDRIQPSSLTGDLTRKLGKNKNVETLLGQQFGLQGCFKTFGLKHELFMGLDGETSYADSYSYIFYEKQLNGQFVSVTDYDKVNIFNPITLINEKGFQENYNSVITKNVGKRFGFFAQDLISIHKKIKLLAGLRWSWQEMQTTTYNAKIDDGKNLSPKAQTPFKLNYEADQDSNPVVGAIQVDKAFSPKLGLVFQPLQSVSIFGSYSNSFTPNTGIDIYNNPIKPSIIDQYEAGLKTEFFKGKLATGITVYTIENNNLVQMASTTLEGKANSNSNIKELSGKTRSKGIEVDVTIKLNEGFKINAGYSYNDMRFVKTSGLVGSSVEGDRLARTPDQTANLSFFYTVQSGFFKNISIGAVGNYIGNRIGGWNNRYAKDKNGILFVEEREIPVNSYAVADATVGYTYKNISILCKLSNVTNTLNYTVHENYSINPIPPRQFMATLKYQF from the coding sequence ATGAAGATATATTGGTTAGCATGTTTGTTATTCTTGTCAGGACAAAGTTTTGGACAAGATAAGTTTCAAGGAGAAACAGAAGAAACAATTGAAAATGATACGGTAAGAAAAAAAAGATATTCTTTAAAGGAAATAGAAATAAGACAGCATAAGCAAAAAAAACTTGTTTCTACTGTTCGTACTGGATTAAAATCTTTTGATAATCCTCAAAGTCTTCAGTCTATAGGAGCAGAAGTAATTTCTCAACAACAATCGGTACGTTTAAGTGATGTTGTAAAAAATGCAAATGGAGTTTATGTAGGATCAGCAAGAGGAGGAGCCCAAGAAACTTTTTGGTCAAGAGGTTATGATATGGGGACGAATAATATTTTTAAAAATGGATTTCGTCAAAATGGAGGTTCTATGCCAGAAGTTATCTCTTTAGAAAAAGTAGAGTTCTTAAAAGGAAACAGTGCTTTGTTATATGGAAATGTAGCTCCAGGAGGAATCCTAAATTTAGTAACAAAAACACCTTTGTTTGAAAGAGGAGGAGAAGTGTCTTTTCAAACAGGAAGCTATGATTTTTATAAGCCTATTTTTGATTTTTATGGTCCGCTTTCTAAATCAATTGCTTATAGAGTTATTGGAAGTTTTGAAAAATCAAAAAGTTTTAGAGATGTTGTAAGTAGAGAACGTTATTATATTAATCCATCTTTTTTATTCAAAGCAACAGAAAAAACAGATGTTCTTCTTCAAATGGATTATTTACATGATAATTGGACACCTGATTTTGGAACGGGAGCTTTTGGTAAAACAATTTTAGATGTACCTATAAATCGTTACTTGGGAGCTAATTGGTCTAATGGACAAACTCGTCAAGGATCATTATCAGCTCTTTTAAAACATCAAATTAATGATTCTTGGAAGTTTATAGCAAATATGTCTTTTCAAAATTATTTAAGACAATTCGAAGGGACTGATAGAATTCAACCGTCTAGTTTAACAGGTGATTTAACTAGAAAATTAGGCAAAAATAAAAATGTTGAAACATTATTAGGTCAACAATTCGGATTACAAGGTTGTTTTAAAACTTTTGGCTTAAAACATGAATTGTTTATGGGGCTAGATGGAGAAACTAGTTACGCTGATAGTTATTCTTATATCTTTTATGAAAAACAATTAAATGGTCAGTTTGTGTCTGTTACGGATTATGATAAGGTTAATATTTTTAATCCTATTACATTAATAAATGAAAAAGGATTTCAAGAAAATTATAATTCAGTAATTACAAAAAATGTAGGAAAACGTTTTGGATTTTTTGCTCAAGATTTAATCTCTATTCATAAAAAAATAAAATTATTAGCAGGATTACGCTGGTCATGGCAAGAAATGCAAACTACTACATACAATGCAAAAATAGATGATGGTAAAAATTTAAGCCCTAAAGCTCAAACACCTTTTAAACTTAATTATGAAGCAGATCAAGACAGTAATCCAGTCGTAGGCGCAATACAAGTAGATAAGGCTTTTTCTCCCAAATTAGGTTTAGTTTTTCAGCCTCTACAATCAGTGTCAATTTTTGGTAGTTATTCTAATTCATTTACTCCTAATACAGGTATTGATATTTATAATAACCCTATCAAACCATCTATTATAGATCAATATGAAGCAGGTCTTAAAACTGAGTTTTTTAAAGGAAAATTAGCAACAGGTATTACTGTTTATACTATTGAAAATAATAATTTGGTTCAAATGGCAAGTACTACATTAGAGGGTAAGGCCAACTCAAATTCAAATATTAAAGAATTATCAGGAAAAACAAGAAGTAAAGGAATAGAAGTAGATGTTACAATAAAACTTAACGAAGGATTTAAGATAAATGCAGGTTATAGCTATAATGATATGCGTTTCGTAAAAACATCTGGATTAGTAGGAAGTTCAGTTGAAGGTGATCGTTTAGCTCGTACACCAGATCAAACGGCTAATTTAAGTTTCTTTTATACAGTACAAAGCGGATTCTTTAAAAATATTTCAATAGGAGCTGTAGGAAATTATATAGGAAATCGTATAGGTGGTTGGAATAATCGTTATGCTAAAGATAAAAATGGAATATTATTTGTGGAAGAACGAGAAATTCCAGTTAATAGTTATGCAGTTGCTGATGCAACAGTAGGATATACTTATAAAAATATAAGTATATTATGTAAACTGTCAAATGTGACTAATACTTTAAATTATACAGTACATGAAAATTATAGTATTAATCCAATACCGCCAAGACAATTTATGGCAACATTAAAATATCAATTTTAA
- a CDS encoding exopolysaccharide biosynthesis polyprenyl glycosylphosphotransferase — MFFFVFFVLYFIGDHFDFSYFTISNKNFYWILVLSVYLLFFGSVFEMYDLPTASNQTSILKSIVLTSSLTVLVYLLTPFFTPPLPENRLQILLFYLAITTALMGWRLLYANYLASHRFLKKALLICEEKEITDLINGLRKNDPHYIILGYVDLSEIYSKEEDKQVTKISVDDLINYIEKKQISEVVVAPSKSIGMPIELYEKLLYLVEGGFFVREYSQVYEAITQRIPIQLAERDFYRYFPFSRNNQNQLYLIYVRIMEILISLLGLIIGILILPFVFLGNLLGNRGPLLYKQERVGKNGKIFNIYKLRSMLVNAESNGAVFATSNDVRITSFGRFLRKSRLDEVPQFINVLKNEMGIIGPRPERPVFVNQINDMMPFYQTRHVIKPGLTGWAQVNYSYGESLKDSLVKLQYDLYYIKHRGVFIDLNIMIKTISTVLFYRGQ, encoded by the coding sequence ATGTTTTTTTTTGTTTTTTTTGTCCTCTATTTTATAGGAGATCATTTTGACTTTAGTTATTTTACAATTTCTAATAAGAATTTTTATTGGATTTTAGTTCTATCAGTGTACTTATTGTTTTTTGGATCTGTTTTTGAAATGTATGATTTACCTACAGCAAGTAATCAAACAAGCATTTTAAAAAGTATAGTTCTGACTAGTTCACTTACCGTTTTAGTTTATTTATTAACCCCTTTTTTTACTCCTCCTTTACCTGAAAATAGATTGCAAATTCTTTTGTTTTATTTAGCAATAACAACCGCTTTAATGGGATGGAGATTACTATATGCTAATTATTTAGCATCTCATCGATTTTTAAAAAAAGCATTGTTAATTTGTGAAGAAAAAGAAATAACAGACCTAATAAATGGTTTAAGGAAAAATGATCCACATTACATAATATTAGGTTATGTGGATTTGTCTGAAATTTATTCGAAAGAAGAGGATAAACAAGTAACTAAGATATCCGTAGATGATTTAATTAATTATATAGAAAAAAAGCAAATTTCAGAAGTAGTAGTAGCTCCATCAAAATCAATAGGAATGCCTATAGAATTGTATGAAAAACTATTGTATCTTGTAGAAGGAGGTTTTTTTGTTAGAGAATATTCTCAAGTATATGAAGCTATAACTCAACGGATACCAATTCAGTTGGCTGAAAGAGATTTTTATCGTTATTTTCCCTTTTCTCGTAACAATCAAAATCAATTGTATCTGATTTATGTACGTATCATGGAAATTTTAATCTCTTTATTAGGTTTAATAATAGGAATATTAATTCTTCCCTTTGTCTTTTTAGGTAATTTATTAGGTAATCGTGGACCTTTATTATATAAGCAAGAACGTGTAGGTAAAAATGGAAAAATATTTAATATTTATAAATTGAGATCCATGTTAGTAAATGCAGAGTCTAATGGTGCTGTTTTTGCTACTTCTAATGATGTTCGTATAACTTCTTTTGGTAGATTTTTGCGTAAATCACGGTTAGATGAGGTACCCCAATTTATTAATGTGTTAAAAAATGAAATGGGAATTATAGGACCTAGACCAGAACGCCCCGTTTTTGTTAATCAAATTAATGATATGATGCCTTTTTATCAGACTAGGCACGTTATTAAACCAGGATTAACAGGTTGGGCTCAAGTAAATTATTCCTATGGAGAATCATTAAAAGATAGTTTGGTGAAATTACAATATGATTTATATTATATAAAACATAGAGGTGTTTTTATAGATCTTAATATTATGATTAAAACTATTAGTACTGTTTTGTTTTATCGAGGACAATAA
- a CDS encoding putative type IX sorting system protein PorV2, whose translation MKKILTFSFLVTLNIVQAQTARKYSNEFMNIGVDARAFGMANTMVAHTGDVNSVYWNPTGLLKIEDSEAAFMHASYFANIAQYDYLAYAKKIDDRSAWGASIIRFGVDNILNTTQLIDTNGAIDYNRISLFSAADYGVTFSYARNLPIQGLKYGVNTKIIRRIIGDFASSWGFGFDVGMQFEKNNWKIGFLVRDVTTTYNIWNINEKEFKKIQDAQTQTPLQNQELPATSEITLPKAQIGLAKKHEFHNDMSLLVATSLNMEFQRTKDLFSSDLLSFSPAIGFEFGYNDLAFLRTGIGNFQNTLGIDGKKSIGFQPNFGLGFHYKGISVDYALTDIGNQSAALYSNVFSLKVDLSIFR comes from the coding sequence TTGAAAAAGATATTGACCTTTAGTTTTTTAGTTACTCTAAACATTGTACAAGCACAAACGGCTCGTAAATATTCTAATGAGTTTATGAATATTGGTGTCGATGCAAGAGCTTTTGGCATGGCTAATACAATGGTAGCACATACGGGTGATGTAAATTCTGTCTATTGGAATCCTACTGGATTATTAAAAATTGAGGATAGTGAAGCTGCTTTTATGCACGCTAGCTATTTTGCAAACATTGCTCAATATGATTATTTAGCATATGCAAAGAAAATAGATGACCGAAGTGCTTGGGGTGCATCTATAATTCGTTTTGGAGTTGATAATATACTAAATACGACTCAACTAATTGATACTAATGGAGCAATTGATTATAATCGAATCAGTTTATTTTCCGCTGCTGATTATGGAGTAACATTTTCATATGCTCGTAATTTACCAATTCAAGGACTAAAATATGGTGTTAATACCAAAATCATCAGAAGAATCATTGGGGATTTTGCAAGTTCATGGGGGTTTGGGTTTGATGTAGGTATGCAATTTGAGAAGAATAATTGGAAAATAGGTTTTCTAGTACGTGATGTTACAACTACTTATAATATTTGGAATATTAACGAAAAAGAATTTAAAAAAATTCAAGATGCGCAAACTCAAACTCCTTTACAAAATCAAGAATTACCAGCTACATCTGAAATAACATTACCCAAGGCTCAAATAGGATTAGCTAAAAAACATGAATTTCATAATGATATGAGTCTTTTAGTAGCAACCTCTCTGAATATGGAATTTCAACGCACTAAAGATCTTTTTTCATCAGACTTATTAAGTTTTTCACCTGCTATAGGTTTTGAATTTGGTTATAATGACCTGGCTTTCTTAAGAACTGGTATTGGTAACTTTCAAAACACATTAGGAATAGATGGTAAAAAAAGCATAGGCTTCCAACCTAATTTTGGATTAGGTTTTCACTATAAAGGTATTTCTGTTGATTATGCGTTAACTGATATAGGTAATCAAAGTGCAGCTTTATATTCTAATGTTTTTTCTTTAAAGGTAGATTTATCTATTTTTAGATAA
- a CDS encoding glycoside hydrolase family 25 protein, with product MAQKSILKQLKRNKYTSKKKFANESVFFFKFLIFQIGNDIKYCSSFYSQKNIIARYLGFTTDKIIYAEARSMPIDEVLDTHIEKSFGIDLSEYQDDIDWSKIKEIEGGYPIEFVFIRATAGSNKIDKKFKKYWLRAKEKGFIVGAYHYYRPNENSIEQAENFIKQVTLIEGDFPPVLDIEKLPKTQSIDRLKIGLKRWLEKVEEHYGVKPIIYSSESYYQDFLKDDFEDYPFWIANYTAFYKKIDSEWSIWQLTENGKIPGVKGPVDVNIYNGTSVTMKDLLIH from the coding sequence ATGGCTCAAAAAAGTATTCTAAAACAGTTAAAAAGGAACAAATACACGAGCAAAAAAAAGTTCGCAAACGAAAGTGTCTTTTTTTTCAAGTTCCTTATTTTTCAAATTGGTAATGATATTAAGTATTGTAGTTCTTTTTACAGTCAGAAAAATATCATTGCTCGCTATTTAGGTTTTACTACTGATAAAATTATTTATGCAGAAGCTCGTTCTATGCCTATAGATGAGGTATTAGATACACATATTGAAAAATCTTTTGGGATTGATCTTTCCGAATATCAAGATGATATTGATTGGTCTAAAATAAAAGAGATAGAAGGAGGATATCCCATAGAATTTGTTTTTATCAGAGCAACAGCAGGAAGTAATAAAATAGATAAGAAATTTAAAAAATATTGGCTACGAGCAAAAGAAAAAGGATTTATAGTAGGAGCTTATCATTATTATAGACCCAATGAAAATTCAATTGAGCAAGCAGAAAACTTTATAAAACAAGTTACCTTAATAGAAGGTGATTTTCCTCCTGTACTTGATATAGAAAAACTACCCAAAACTCAATCAATAGATCGTCTAAAAATAGGATTAAAACGATGGTTAGAAAAAGTCGAGGAACATTATGGAGTAAAGCCCATTATTTATAGTAGTGAGAGTTATTATCAAGATTTTTTAAAAGATGATTTTGAAGATTATCCTTTTTGGATTGCTAATTATACCGCTTTTTATAAAAAGATAGATTCTGAATGGTCTATATGGCAGTTAACAGAAAATGGAAAAATTCCAGGAGTTAAAGGACCTGTAGATGTTAATATTTATAACGGAACCTCTGTTACAATGAAAGATTTATTAATTCATTAA
- a CDS encoding DUF4105 domain-containing protein, producing the protein MKKQIIFLLVFIQLSFCSYSQIPSLSEKAVFSILTVDVAQESHTLYGHTALRVKDPIAGFDVVYNYGMFDFRTPNFILKFTKGDLQYYAAVYPYADFEYSYREDNRSIYEQKLNLSSREKNKLFQELNKSVFSKNKYYTYKFIDRNCTTKVIDILNSVLKEKPIKNTLHKRETYREVLYNYQRKQYWLNLGINIIFGHRPDEQAKILFLPLDLMKVLETTQYNGKALTEKHQTLYSATKQTDKGFSILNSCIPLLISLSLLILINKKD; encoded by the coding sequence ATGAAAAAACAAATTATATTTTTATTAGTTTTCATACAACTTTCTTTTTGCTCTTATTCACAAATACCTTCTCTTTCTGAAAAAGCGGTATTTAGTATTTTAACTGTAGATGTAGCTCAAGAATCACATACTTTATATGGCCACACAGCTTTACGCGTTAAAGATCCTATTGCTGGGTTTGATGTAGTATACAATTATGGAATGTTTGATTTTAGAACACCTAATTTTATATTAAAGTTTACTAAAGGTGATTTACAATATTATGCAGCCGTTTATCCTTATGCTGATTTTGAATATAGTTATAGAGAAGATAATCGTAGCATATATGAACAGAAACTAAACCTTTCTTCTAGAGAAAAAAACAAATTATTTCAAGAACTAAATAAGTCTGTATTTTCTAAAAATAAATATTACACATACAAATTTATTGATCGTAATTGTACAACAAAGGTAATAGACATCCTTAATTCTGTTTTAAAAGAAAAACCTATTAAAAATACGTTACACAAAAGAGAAACGTATAGAGAAGTTTTATATAATTATCAAAGGAAACAATATTGGCTAAATTTAGGTATTAATATCATATTTGGTCATCGTCCTGATGAACAAGCAAAAATTTTATTCTTGCCCCTTGACTTAATGAAAGTATTAGAAACAACTCAATATAATGGAAAAGCGTTAACCGAAAAACATCAGACTTTATACAGTGCTACAAAACAGACAGACAAAGGGTTTTCTATTTTGAATAGCTGTATACCACTACTTATCTCCTTAAGTCTACTTATTTTAATCAATAAAAAGGATTAA
- a CDS encoding PepSY-associated TM helix domain-containing protein produces MTLSIWRWAHFTLAIITAVFLVIASVTGAILAIDSISQEIPSSYKASNFKNIHLDHVIDLVKKEFIEVNELTVTPSHTVIVKGLDDQANEVNAYINPNTGKIIGNLKKQSEWIKWITSLHRSLFLHQTGRIILGINAFLLFIITCTGIILLLKRQNGFKGFIKRLKKIIGILTFMYY; encoded by the coding sequence ATGACCTTATCTATTTGGCGTTGGGCTCATTTTACTTTAGCTATTATTACTGCTGTGTTTTTAGTTATAGCTTCAGTTACAGGAGCTATTTTAGCTATTGACTCTATAAGTCAAGAAATACCATCATCCTATAAAGCTTCTAATTTTAAAAACATTCATTTAGATCATGTAATAGATTTAGTAAAAAAAGAATTTATAGAAGTAAATGAATTAACCGTTACTCCAAGTCATACTGTAATAGTAAAAGGGTTAGATGATCAAGCTAATGAAGTTAATGCCTATATAAATCCAAATACAGGTAAAATAATAGGAAACCTAAAGAAACAATCAGAATGGATAAAATGGATAACATCTTTACATAGATCACTTTTTTTACATCAAACAGGAAGAATTATTTTAGGTATTAATGCTTTCCTCTTATTTATTATAACCTGTACAGGAATAATTTTGCTGCTAAAACGTCAAAATGGTTTTAAAGGATTTATAAAAAGATTAAAAAAGATCATTGGTATTCTTACCTTCATGTACTATTAA
- a CDS encoding glycosyltransferase family 4 protein, which translates to MKKNPKLSQLIFNNAYKNVAPSNYLIERFIEEGFYNVFFIPNTIEIQKYHFKLRTTIQPKLLWVRAFASIYNPKMAVDVFSEIKKKYPLAQLCMIGPDKDGSLESTKKYASEKELDVTFTGKLSKEEWISLSENYDIFINTTHFDNTPISIIEAMALGLPIVSTKVGGIPYLFSDQKEGLMVSDDSVDQMVEAICFLLSYPKKASQISIQARQKVESFDWEKVQEHWKNVIA; encoded by the coding sequence ATTAAAAAAAATCCTAAACTATCTCAATTAATATTTAATAACGCTTATAAGAATGTAGCTCCTTCAAATTATTTAATAGAACGCTTTATAGAAGAAGGTTTTTATAATGTTTTTTTTATTCCCAATACAATCGAAATTCAAAAATATCATTTCAAATTAAGGACTACTATACAACCTAAACTGCTTTGGGTAAGAGCCTTTGCATCTATTTATAATCCTAAGATGGCAGTAGATGTTTTCTCTGAAATAAAAAAAAAATATCCTTTAGCACAATTGTGTATGATAGGACCTGATAAAGATGGTAGTTTAGAGAGTACAAAAAAATATGCTTCTGAAAAAGAACTTGATGTTACCTTTACAGGTAAATTATCCAAAGAAGAATGGATTTCCCTATCTGAAAATTATGATATTTTTATAAATACAACACATTTTGATAATACACCTATTAGTATAATAGAGGCTATGGCATTAGGCTTACCTATAGTTAGTACTAAAGTGGGAGGAATTCCTTATTTGTTTTCGGATCAAAAAGAAGGATTGATGGTTTCAGATGATTCAGTAGATCAAATGGTTGAAGCGATTTGTTTTTTACTTTCTTATCCTAAAAAAGCATCACAAATTTCTATTCAAGCCAGACAAAAAGTAGAATCCTTTGATTGGGAAAAGGTCCAAGAACATTGGAAAAATGTAATTGCCTAA
- a CDS encoding M43 family zinc metalloprotease, which yields MYKKGLKGSKITDLDVQKQIQILNESFEGKDGDLKNTPQEFSKLASGNTKISFVLKGINRKQTDFDAVYGQQEWFKTQEHGMLADDTEKTLTIWVLDSLYDEDGDDFAGYASPLTGDRTYWGIALNSLYFYDPKPTNQDIIKFGHTKGKILVHEIGHYFGLHHLSGPKGNCGDDLVSDTPPAPKEHYGFQKYPLKETCNGIEYSQMFVNYMDYAADEQRTMFTKGQANKMFFTFQDGKPHQKLGLKK from the coding sequence TTGTACAAAAAGGGTCTAAAAGGAAGTAAAATAACAGATCTAGATGTACAAAAGCAAATCCAAATTTTAAATGAATCTTTTGAAGGGAAAGATGGTGATTTAAAGAATACACCTCAAGAATTTTCAAAACTTGCTTCTGGAAACACAAAAATTTCTTTTGTTTTAAAAGGTATAAACAGAAAACAAACTGATTTCGATGCTGTTTATGGTCAACAAGAATGGTTTAAAACACAAGAACATGGGATGTTAGCTGATGATACTGAAAAAACATTAACTATATGGGTTTTGGATAGCTTATATGATGAAGATGGTGATGATTTTGCAGGATATGCTTCTCCTTTAACAGGTGACAGAACATATTGGGGAATTGCTCTAAATTCATTATACTTTTATGATCCAAAACCAACCAATCAAGATATTATTAAATTTGGACATACTAAAGGAAAAATCCTTGTTCATGAGATAGGTCATTATTTTGGATTACACCATCTTTCAGGCCCTAAAGGCAATTGTGGTGATGATTTAGTATCAGATACCCCTCCTGCACCAAAAGAGCATTATGGCTTTCAAAAATACCCTTTAAAAGAAACTTGTAATGGTATAGAATATTCTCAAATGTTTGTTAACTACATGGACTATGCTGCAGATGAGCAACGAACAATGTTTACGAAAGGACAAGCTAATAAGATGTTTTTCACATTCCAAGATGGGAAACCTCATCAAAAATTAGGATTAAAAAAATAA
- a CDS encoding ankyrin repeat domain-containing protein, with translation MLEAIDKEGNTILHKVVGGRDLITVNFLLEKRINVNKVNVKGESALIQAIKSSSVEIMNALVYNGASIDLLDNEGQGLAYHLVQNYRAPRNGNDDFVEKLKWLKEKGVDLKKHQKKEIPYII, from the coding sequence TTGTTAGAAGCTATAGATAAAGAAGGAAATACTATTTTACATAAAGTCGTTGGAGGTCGTGATTTAATAACTGTTAATTTTCTATTAGAAAAAAGAATTAATGTTAATAAAGTAAATGTTAAGGGAGAATCTGCATTAATACAAGCTATTAAGTCAAGTTCAGTAGAAATTATGAATGCATTGGTTTATAATGGAGCTTCTATTGATTTGCTGGATAATGAAGGACAAGGTTTAGCATATCATTTAGTTCAAAATTATAGAGCTCCTAGAAATGGGAATGATGATTTTGTAGAAAAATTAAAATGGTTAAAAGAAAAAGGAGTTGATTTAAAAAAACATCAAAAAAAGGAAATACCTTATATCATTTAG